A stretch of the Papaver somniferum cultivar HN1 chromosome 6, ASM357369v1, whole genome shotgun sequence genome encodes the following:
- the LOC113287655 gene encoding COP1-interacting protein 7-like isoform X2, with translation MDSNVHLDYALFQLTPTRTRCDLVVFSGNKNEKLASGLLDPFISHLRYAKEQIPKGGYSIKLCPPSSNSSWFSKGTLERFVRFVSTPEVLERFVTIEAEISQIEVSIQTNESSNTNEGTASVADGNAKKAIVPYKPKAESNESTDEVAQGENSKIRLQRVLETRKKVLRKEQAMAYARAFVAGFDMDWIDDLILFSDAFGALRLRQACKKFMELCDKKNNDRLWMDELAAVQAFTQPELPYLATSGIILAGDGGLSNGQLDPNGSVDASVSDSTTNHASADMNQGSATAKAQGTMPWPNHPQFMYNFQHPYQGYFPGMQGIPPYYPGNKHWSPNAEESGHESGNRRNRKSSSRRKEKSRNQNISEPSEGEETDPSDSMSGSEEEHEKKQSSTDQSHKKRSGKKSRTIVIRNINYVTSKRNDGDNDDSDESSSAEDGIDGASLKQQVEDAVGSLEKHHKSRRSKKRSGKKNLTNGEADQDLGDESVENNLEGAKTNNNWDSFQNLLIDKLATNEVEKQRTLDIGDECLAIKSFESGSEVVIGHQVEPESDKGRRQQMVPDDSFVLNERDSGNGRSSYLENFESNGSFRPNSNRTGSTNEEMLFSHRIEDPKMYTRNTMADSTADLSVLKTQKGEDWFVGNQTEKAISRGSTQESSIFDGDQALAAQKYKRDDFVDDSIMVQTRSFDDQYDSQWRTDTSMDLTVPSQVEMNSPEVSGEKQGVSDKYEPNDLCMMLERDTGVESVRASWTPEINYEVDMSFTEADKRSSVVEKSDGIEESLSLKKQEKPTKKVPGKDIKSKPRAPLWQSKHEVLSRPKKTSTVSRSAVQRSKAEKEEETRKKMEELVIERQKRIAERSAARGLTAAASKPSAVESKSAATQETKRLSSSKPVISSSTIERLASPQVKHNKKEK, from the exons ATGGATTCTaatgttcatcttgattatgctCTGTTTCAACTTACACCAACCAGAACCAG GTGTGATCTGGTTGTATTTTCTGGAAATAAGAATGAGAAACTTGCATCGGGATTATTAGACCCATTCATTTCTCatcttagatatgctaaagaaCAGATTCCTAAAGGAGGGTATTCTATTAAACTATGTCCAccatcttcaaattcttcatggttctccaaaggcaccCTTGAAAG ATTTGTGAGATTTGTTAGTACTCCTGAAGTTCTAGAGAGGTTTGTTACAATAGAAGCGGAGATCTCACAAATTGAAGTCTCCATTCAAACCAATGAGTCTTCAAACACAAATGAAG GAACTGCATCGGTGGCTGATGGCAATGCCAAGAAAGCAATTGTCCCTTATAAG CCAAAAGCTGAATCTAATGAGTCCACTGATGAAGTTGCACAAGGAGAAAACTCTAA GATTCGTCTACAACGAGTACTAGAGACTCGGAAAAAGGTGCTACGGAAAGAGCAAGCAATGGCTTATGCTCGTGCTTTTGTTGCTGGATTTGATATGGATTGGATAGATGATCTCATATTGTTTTCCGATGCTTTTGGAGCTTTGCGTTTAAG GCAAGCATGCAAAAAATTTATGGAGCTCTGTGATAAAAAGAACAATGATCGTTTATGGATGGATGAATTAGCAGCAGTGCAAGCTTTCACTCAGCCGGAGCTGCCATACCTGGCAACATCTGGAATCATACTTGCAGGTGATGGTGGTCTTTCCAACGGACAACTTGACCCCAATGGCTCTGTAGATGCTTCAGTGTCTGATTCCACCACAAACCATGCAAGTGCTGACATGAATCAAG GTTCAGCGACAGCAAAAGCTCAAGGAACTATGCCATGGCCGAACCATCCTCAGTTCATGTACAATTTCCAACACCCATATCAAGGATATTTCCCTGGTATGCAGGGTATTCCTCCTTACTATCCAGGTAATAAGCATTGGTCTCCAAATGCTGAAGAGTCTGGTCATGAATCGGGTAACCGCCGAAATCGTAAATCATCTTCTCGGAGAAAAGAGAAATCCCGGAATCAAAACATATCTGAACCTTCAGAAGGTGAGGAGACGGATCCCAGTGACTCCATGTCAGGAAGCGAGGAAGAGCATGAAAAGAAACAGTCTTCAACAGACCAATCTCACAAGAAAAGAAGTGGGAAAAAATCAAGAACGATTGTTATCCGCAACATAAACTACGTTACTTCGAAGAGGAATGATGGGGACAACGATGACTCTGACGAATCTTCTTCAGCTGAGGATGGCATAGATGGTGCTTCCCTCAAACAGCAAGTGGAGGATGCTGTCGGATCCTTGGAGAAACACCATAAATCCCGTCGTTCCAAGAAAAGAAGTGGGAAGAAGAATCTTACCAACGGTGAAGCTGATCAGGACCTTGGAGATGAGTCGGTTGAAAATAATCTAGAGGGGGCGAAAACAAATAATAACTGGGACTCGTTCCAAAATCTTCTGATTGACAAGTTGGCCACAAATGAGGTAGAAAAACAGCGAACTCTAGATATTGGGGATGAATGCTTAGCAATCAAGAGCTTTGAATCAGGATCTGAAGTTGTTATTGGCCATCAAGTGGAGCCAGAATCAGATAAAGGAAGAAGGCAGCAGATGGTTCCAGATGATTCCTTTGTTTTAAATGAGAGAGATTCAGGTAATGGAAGGAGCTCGTACTTGGAAAATTTCGAAAGTAATGGAAGTTTTCGTCCAAATTCTAATAGAACGGGTTCCACCAATGAGGAAATGTTGTTTTCTCATAGAATCGAGGATCCCAAAATGTATACCCGCAACACTATGGCTGATTCCACTGCTGACCTTTCTGTACTCAAGACTCAAAAAGGAGAAGATTGGTTTGTTGGTAACCAAACTGAAAAGGCTATAAGTAGGGGTTCAACCCAAGAGAGCTCCATCTTCGATGGTGATCAGGCCTTGGCAGCacaaaaatacaagagagatgattttgttgatgattcaatcatggtgCAAACTCGATCATTTGATGATCAGTACGATTCTCAGTGGAGGACTGATACGAGCATGGACCTTACGGTACCTTCTCAAGTTGAAATGAATAGTCCAGAAGTTTCCGGAGAAAAACAAGGAGTATCTGACAAATACGAGCCCAATGATCTCTGCATGATGCTTGAACGAGATACTGGGGTGGAGAGTGTTCGAGCATCCTGGACTCCTGAAATTAACTATGAAGTTGATATGTCATTTACAGAAGCTGACAAACGTAGCTCTGTGGTTGAAAAATCTGATGGTATTGAAGAAAGCCTTTCTTTGAAGAAACAAGAAAAACCCACTAAAAAGGTTCCTGGTAAAGATATAAAATCTAAACCGCGTGCACCTCTTTGGCAAAGTAAACATGAGGTTTTGTCAAGGCCAAAGAAAACATCAACGGTAAGCAGATCAGCAGTTCAAAGGAGTAAAGCAGAGAAG GAAGAAGAGACTCGAAAGAAAATGGAGGAATTAGTAATTGAACGTCAGAAGAGGATTGCTGAAAGAAGTGCGGCTAGAGGTCTTACCGCAGCTGCATCTAAACCTTCCGCGGTAGAGAGTAAATCAGCAGCAACCCAAGAAACAAAAAGATTGAGTTCGTCTAAACCAGTCATTTCAAGTTCAACCATTGAACGCCTAGCATCTCCACAGGTCAAACATAATAAG AAGGAGAAGTAA
- the LOC113287655 gene encoding COP1-interacting protein 7-like isoform X1 has protein sequence MDSNVHLDYALFQLTPTRTRCDLVVFSGNKNEKLASGLLDPFISHLRYAKEQIPKGGYSIKLCPPSSNSSWFSKGTLERFVRFVSTPEVLERFVTIEAEISQIEVSIQTNESSNTNEGTASVADGNAKKAIVPYKPKAESNESTDEVAQGENSKIRLQRVLETRKKVLRKEQAMAYARAFVAGFDMDWIDDLILFSDAFGALRLRQACKKFMELCDKKNNDRLWMDELAAVQAFTQPELPYLATSGIILAGDGGLSNGQLDPNGSVDASVSDSTTNHASADMNQGSATAKAQGTMPWPNHPQFMYNFQHPYQGYFPGMQGIPPYYPGNKHWSPNAEESGHESGNRRNRKSSSRRKEKSRNQNISEPSEGEETDPSDSMSGSEEEHEKKQSSTDQSHKKRSGKKSRTIVIRNINYVTSKRNDGDNDDSDESSSAEDGIDGASLKQQVEDAVGSLEKHHKSRRSKKRSGKKNLTNGEADQDLGDESVENNLEGAKTNNNWDSFQNLLIDKLATNEVEKQRTLDIGDECLAIKSFESGSEVVIGHQVEPESDKGRRQQMVPDDSFVLNERDSGNGRSSYLENFESNGSFRPNSNRTGSTNEEMLFSHRIEDPKMYTRNTMADSTADLSVLKTQKGEDWFVGNQTEKAISRGSTQESSIFDGDQALAAQKYKRDDFVDDSIMVQTRSFDDQYDSQWRTDTSMDLTVPSQVEMNSPEVSGEKQGVSDKYEPNDLCMMLERDTGVESVRASWTPEINYEVDMSFTEADKRSSVVEKSDGIEESLSLKKQEKPTKKVPGKDIKSKPRAPLWQSKHEVLSRPKKTSTVSRSAVQRSKAEKEEETRKKMEELVIERQKRIAERSAARGLTAAASKPSAVESKSAATQETKRLSSSKPVISSSTIERLASPQVKHNKVSSTPPPKSTQPKKQSSKVNGVVLTNLSPKISKDENKKLTTSDSFTTTEDQKESGHPFSAIIGQENISEQFDCIKVEDHKRETSNITPAHLEDKTVNQPSETNGSTEKLEYHFASETKNSLNNSAVNFEEIGETNLTLAVSSEISEGEVTQYSVETVVSTTNGVNSDFTLDSTHTRKKWSSNESSPVAKGLKKLLLFGLKNDLSATS, from the exons ATGGATTCTaatgttcatcttgattatgctCTGTTTCAACTTACACCAACCAGAACCAG GTGTGATCTGGTTGTATTTTCTGGAAATAAGAATGAGAAACTTGCATCGGGATTATTAGACCCATTCATTTCTCatcttagatatgctaaagaaCAGATTCCTAAAGGAGGGTATTCTATTAAACTATGTCCAccatcttcaaattcttcatggttctccaaaggcaccCTTGAAAG ATTTGTGAGATTTGTTAGTACTCCTGAAGTTCTAGAGAGGTTTGTTACAATAGAAGCGGAGATCTCACAAATTGAAGTCTCCATTCAAACCAATGAGTCTTCAAACACAAATGAAG GAACTGCATCGGTGGCTGATGGCAATGCCAAGAAAGCAATTGTCCCTTATAAG CCAAAAGCTGAATCTAATGAGTCCACTGATGAAGTTGCACAAGGAGAAAACTCTAA GATTCGTCTACAACGAGTACTAGAGACTCGGAAAAAGGTGCTACGGAAAGAGCAAGCAATGGCTTATGCTCGTGCTTTTGTTGCTGGATTTGATATGGATTGGATAGATGATCTCATATTGTTTTCCGATGCTTTTGGAGCTTTGCGTTTAAG GCAAGCATGCAAAAAATTTATGGAGCTCTGTGATAAAAAGAACAATGATCGTTTATGGATGGATGAATTAGCAGCAGTGCAAGCTTTCACTCAGCCGGAGCTGCCATACCTGGCAACATCTGGAATCATACTTGCAGGTGATGGTGGTCTTTCCAACGGACAACTTGACCCCAATGGCTCTGTAGATGCTTCAGTGTCTGATTCCACCACAAACCATGCAAGTGCTGACATGAATCAAG GTTCAGCGACAGCAAAAGCTCAAGGAACTATGCCATGGCCGAACCATCCTCAGTTCATGTACAATTTCCAACACCCATATCAAGGATATTTCCCTGGTATGCAGGGTATTCCTCCTTACTATCCAGGTAATAAGCATTGGTCTCCAAATGCTGAAGAGTCTGGTCATGAATCGGGTAACCGCCGAAATCGTAAATCATCTTCTCGGAGAAAAGAGAAATCCCGGAATCAAAACATATCTGAACCTTCAGAAGGTGAGGAGACGGATCCCAGTGACTCCATGTCAGGAAGCGAGGAAGAGCATGAAAAGAAACAGTCTTCAACAGACCAATCTCACAAGAAAAGAAGTGGGAAAAAATCAAGAACGATTGTTATCCGCAACATAAACTACGTTACTTCGAAGAGGAATGATGGGGACAACGATGACTCTGACGAATCTTCTTCAGCTGAGGATGGCATAGATGGTGCTTCCCTCAAACAGCAAGTGGAGGATGCTGTCGGATCCTTGGAGAAACACCATAAATCCCGTCGTTCCAAGAAAAGAAGTGGGAAGAAGAATCTTACCAACGGTGAAGCTGATCAGGACCTTGGAGATGAGTCGGTTGAAAATAATCTAGAGGGGGCGAAAACAAATAATAACTGGGACTCGTTCCAAAATCTTCTGATTGACAAGTTGGCCACAAATGAGGTAGAAAAACAGCGAACTCTAGATATTGGGGATGAATGCTTAGCAATCAAGAGCTTTGAATCAGGATCTGAAGTTGTTATTGGCCATCAAGTGGAGCCAGAATCAGATAAAGGAAGAAGGCAGCAGATGGTTCCAGATGATTCCTTTGTTTTAAATGAGAGAGATTCAGGTAATGGAAGGAGCTCGTACTTGGAAAATTTCGAAAGTAATGGAAGTTTTCGTCCAAATTCTAATAGAACGGGTTCCACCAATGAGGAAATGTTGTTTTCTCATAGAATCGAGGATCCCAAAATGTATACCCGCAACACTATGGCTGATTCCACTGCTGACCTTTCTGTACTCAAGACTCAAAAAGGAGAAGATTGGTTTGTTGGTAACCAAACTGAAAAGGCTATAAGTAGGGGTTCAACCCAAGAGAGCTCCATCTTCGATGGTGATCAGGCCTTGGCAGCacaaaaatacaagagagatgattttgttgatgattcaatcatggtgCAAACTCGATCATTTGATGATCAGTACGATTCTCAGTGGAGGACTGATACGAGCATGGACCTTACGGTACCTTCTCAAGTTGAAATGAATAGTCCAGAAGTTTCCGGAGAAAAACAAGGAGTATCTGACAAATACGAGCCCAATGATCTCTGCATGATGCTTGAACGAGATACTGGGGTGGAGAGTGTTCGAGCATCCTGGACTCCTGAAATTAACTATGAAGTTGATATGTCATTTACAGAAGCTGACAAACGTAGCTCTGTGGTTGAAAAATCTGATGGTATTGAAGAAAGCCTTTCTTTGAAGAAACAAGAAAAACCCACTAAAAAGGTTCCTGGTAAAGATATAAAATCTAAACCGCGTGCACCTCTTTGGCAAAGTAAACATGAGGTTTTGTCAAGGCCAAAGAAAACATCAACGGTAAGCAGATCAGCAGTTCAAAGGAGTAAAGCAGAGAAG GAAGAAGAGACTCGAAAGAAAATGGAGGAATTAGTAATTGAACGTCAGAAGAGGATTGCTGAAAGAAGTGCGGCTAGAGGTCTTACCGCAGCTGCATCTAAACCTTCCGCGGTAGAGAGTAAATCAGCAGCAACCCAAGAAACAAAAAGATTGAGTTCGTCTAAACCAGTCATTTCAAGTTCAACCATTGAACGCCTAGCATCTCCACAGGTCAAACATAATAAGGTATCATCTACTCCTCCACCAAAATCAACTCAACCTAAAAAACAAAGCTCAAAAGTGAATGGTGTAGTTCTTACCAACTTATCACCGAAGATTTCCAAGGATGAGAACAAGAAATTAACTACCTCTGATAGCTTTACCACCACTGAAGACCAGAAGGAGTCAGGCCATCCATTCTCTGCAATTATTGGTCAGGAAAATATTTCTGAACAATTTGATTGCATAAAGGTGGAAGATCATAAAAGAGAAACATCTAACATAACACCAGCCCATCTCGAAGACAAAACTGTAAATCAACCCTCAGAAACCAATGGATCCACCGAAAAACTGGAATATCATTTTGCATCAGAAACCAAAAATTCTTTGAATAATAGTGCTGTCAACTTTGAGGAGATTGGAGAAACTAATCTAACACTTGCAGTTTCATCTGAAATTTCAGAAGGAGAAGTAACACAGTATTCCGTTGAGACAGTTGTATCTACAACCAATGGAGTAAACTCAGACTTCACTCTAGACTCGACTCACACCAGAAAGAAATGGAGCAGTAATGAAAGCTCTCCTGTTGCAAAAGGTTTGAAGAAACTTCTTCTGTTTGGTCTTAAAAATGACCTCTCTGCTACCAGTTGA